The genomic DNA GCGACGGGGTACACGCATCGTCCGCCGGCGCGCTCTCGTCGTCGGACTGACGGGTCCTGATCTCCATCAGGCGGATGCTCCAGGGGCGGGGTGGGCGAGCCCGAGCAGCGCGGACGGCAGGAGTCTGTCTGCGCAGCGTTCGAGCTCTTTGTAGAGCACCGTGCGGTAATGGGCCAGACGGATCTGCTGGTTGTCGAGCGGTCCGCCGAAGGATCGATTCAGATCGTTGTAGATCAGTTTGACGGGGATCTCGCTGATGCGAAGCCCCGAAGCGACTGCCTGCACCCAGAACTGGAGCGGGAAGGCGTATCCATCGACCGTGAGCGTCAGAGACCGAACGGCGTCGATCCTGTACGCCTTGAACCCGCAGAACGCATCGGTGATCGAAAGCCCGAGGCGTCGGTTCAGCTCTTCAGTGATCTCCGCGTTGATGCGCCGACGCTCCGGCGGGGGGCGGTCGTCCTCGGGTGTGGGCGCGAGGTATCGGCTGCCGCTCACGATGTCCGAGTCGTTCCGCGCGATCGCGTCGATGAAACTCGGGATGGAGGCGGGCTCGTGCTGCTCATCGCAGTCCATGGTGATGACCCAGTCGAAGCCATCGACGGAGGCCCAGCGGAACGCATCCATGAGACTGCGGCCGTAGCCGCGGTTCTTGGCGTGGCGGATGACCTCGACCGGGAACTGGCTGAGGAGGAGGGGCGTTGCGTCGGTCGATCCGTCGTCGATGACGAGCACGTCGGGGGCGTGGCGGAGCACTCGCTCGAGCACCTGCTGGACATATCGCTGCTCGTTGTAGACGGGTATCGCGACGAGGACTCGCATGTGGGGCTTCCGAAAGGCGTTCTCGAACGAATCAGGTTTCCGGACTGGGCGAGCGGAGAGTGAGAGCGGCTGCAAGACCCTTGTTGGATGAAGGATCGGGACAAGAAGACACGCGCTCTCGCAACTCTATGACAACCGAACGGACGGTTCGTGATCGGGATCGTGGGTGTGGCGGGGGGTGGGGGGTGGGGCGCAGAAGCGGCGAACGGCTGCCGGGGAGAAGGCGAAGGGTGCGCGGGTCGAGCGTGGCGTGTCAGAGGCCGGCCTCGACGAGGTCCAGGGCCTCTTTCAGGCCGAGCCCGGTCAGATCACGCACGCGCTTCACCGCTTCGATCTTGCGGTTCGAGAGGATGAGGGCTCGTATCTCCTCGACCGCCTCGGGGTTCAGCGCGACCCCTGCGGGCATGGTCATTCGGTCCGGGACCTCGATCCCCAGCGACTCGATGATGGCATCGAGTTTCTGCTCGATGCGCGCGAGCCGAACATTGAGGATGGCGTCGTTGTTTCTGCCGAAGAGACCCATGCTTCGGTCCTTTCGTTCTTTGTGCGGCGACTCGGATGACTGATATGAGCCGCACTCACCCGGGCTGCGGTGGCGGACCCTTCGCTGCGGCATGCAGGACGCGCCACTTGGTGACGGCTTCCGGCTCCCTCGGATAGAGCGGTTCGAGTTCGATGGGGTCAAGGGGTTGGTATCGCGCCCCGAGGTCGCAGCATGCCATCGCATCGAACGTCGGCGGCTGGATCCGAACGCCGCACGCCCTCGCACGCTCCACCATCGCGGGCGGCGCGAATCGATCAACCACCAAGAGATCGACACCGATGGAGACAAGGGTCTCGATCACACGCTCATCGCTGATACCGATCACCCGATGCTCGGTCCGGTCGGGATTGAACGCCGCGACCCACGCGGTCTCCCGCTTGGAAGCGAGCGCGACGGCGAACGGGCGCGGGTTGCTGACGCGAGCCGCAGCGACGTGCGCGGTCGGCACGGGGATGCAGCGTGCGCCGGTCGATTCTGCCAGGATTTTGGCGGCGGTGACGGCGAGCCGGATGGATGTGTAACCACCAGGACCGATGGAGACGACGATCCGTGAGCCGGGCGCGCGCAGCGCATGGGGCGTGAGCGAGCACCCCCTGAAACAGCGATCGATCGACGGGAGGAGGCCCTGTGACTCGTCCGGACCGAGCGTCACGCTGGAGAGGTGTCGAGGGTTGCCGGCGCCGGGCCCCTCGAGCTGGGCCACCGCAACCGACGCCGAGTGCCCGGGATCAGCGGTCGGGTTGCTGGTCTCGATCGCGAGGATGACGGGTTGGACACGCTGCGGATGTGCCACAATCGGAGGATATGTCCCGTGCGACGCGGAGAATCCGGGAACCGCCGGGGCTCAGGCGGCATCTCAGGCGGTGTGCGGCAGAGGTTGCCTTTGCCGCACGACTCTACGATGAGCACCACACGTTGAGAGGAGCACGCGCATGGCCCGCCTGTCATTGATCGATCCCGCCTCGTCCACCGGCAAGGTCAAGGAGATTCTGGACGGGCCTCTGGCCGGGAAGCACTTCAATATCTTCAAGGCCATGGCCAACTCGCCGGCCGCCCTGCAGGCATATCTCGGGTTGTCCGGCGCGCTCGGCCATGGCGGGCTCAGCGGCAAGGAGCGTGAAGTGGTTCAGTTGGCTGTCGGCTCGCTGAACGGCTGCGGATACTGCGAGGCGGCCCACACGGCGATCGGGAAGTCCGTCGGGCTGACCGAGGCACAGACGATCGAAGCGCGGCGCGGCACCATGAGCGATCCGAAACTCAACGCGCTCGCGCGGTTCACCGTTGCGATCCACGAGAAGCGCGGCCACATCAGCGACGACGACATCCGGGCCTTCAAGAGCGCCGGGTACGGCGATGGCCATATCGCCGAGGTCGTGGCCGGGTACGCGCTGGCGGTCTACACCAACTACTTCAATCACATCGCGCAGACACCGATCGATTTCCCGCCCGCTCCGAGCATCTGAACCGCTCGCTCCATCTTGCTGCGACGAGTGAGACCGAGTCGCGCGACGGCCTCACTGCTTGAGCGCATCTCGGATCGCTCGCAACTCGTCTGCGAGATCGCGGGGGTCTTCGAGCGTCTCTAGGACCACGCGCTCGAGTTCCCTGCGGAAGCGTCGCTTGGCGGTCTGGATCGTCGATCCGGCCTTGGTCCAATCGCTCAAGCCGAGAGACTTGGCCAGGGCTTCGAGAGACTGGCTCTTGCTCCCTCGCGTCGCGGGCGCGACGACGTTGAGCATGAACGCCGTGTGCTGCGCATCCAGCCCTTCTTCGACACACTTCCGCTCGAAGCGTTCGAGCGCGAGTTCGATCACGGTTGTCGCCCATTGGCGTTCGAACGCTCTGACAGGATCATCCGTCGGAGAGGGCTCCGCGGCGTCGAGGAGCGGTCTGCCTCGCTCGGGGTGCGCGAAGGCGGGCGCGTCGAGCGAGCGCACGGGCGTGGCCGGCGCGCGGGTCGAGGCCGTCCGGTGGCGGTGTTCGTCTATCAGGAATCGGGAGAGCGCGGTGAGCAGGTACGACCGGAACCGTCCCCTTCCCTTCTCGGCCTTTGCCAAGAGATCGCGGGCGAGCACAACATCGCAGATGAAGGACTGTGTGAGGTCCGATGCGTCGTGCCTGGATCGGCGCTGACGTCGGAGCCACGCGTAGACAGGCCGCCAGTAGAGGCGAAGGAGCTGGTCGAGTTCGGTCCCGCTCCCCTGGGCCCTCAGCACCAGCGACCATCGTGTGGTGCGAAAGGCGGCGGCCGACGAATCAGGCATGGCAGCATCTCCCCGCATGATTGACCGGGTTCGCCAATCGGTAGGGAGTGTATGTGGTAAGATGCTCAGGGCGAGTGGATCGGATCTCGTCGGGGTGCGAATCGGTGGGTGCCGGTTCGGAAGGGGTAGCGGGGCGGGTGGGCTTGGACCGGGAGCGAATGTCCGAGCGAAGCGAAGAAGACTGGAACGGGTTTCCGGTGTCGCGTGACGAGCCGCCGAAAGAGCCGGTGCGCGCCGAGTTCGGGCCGGGCGATGAGGGCGCACTGACCGCCGATGCCGCGGGGCAGTTGATGGAGGATGTGTTCTCGGAGGACCTGGATGCGCCGGGGCTTGTGCTCTCGGCTTCGCCCCGGATCGGTGAGTACTCGATCGTGCGGACGATCGCCTCCGGCGGCATGGGGACCGTGTACGAGGCGCGCCAGGAGAACCCTCACCGCAGCGTCGCGCTCAAGGTGCTCAAATCCAACGCGATGTCGCCGACCAATCTGCGTCGCTTCCAGAGCGAGTGCGCGATCCTCGGGAAGCTGCGTCACCCGGCGATCGCGACGATCTTCGGCGCGGGCGTGCATCGAGACGAGCCGACAGGATCGAGTCTGCCCTATTTCGCGATGGAGCTGATCCCGCTGGCAAGGCCGATCACGCTCTACGCCTCTGATCGCGGGCTCGAACTCGACCGGAAGCTGCGGCTCTTCCTGCATGTCTGCGACGGCGTCCATCACGGGAACCGCCAGGGCGTGGTGCATCGCGACCTCAAGCCGGCGAACATCCTTGTGGACGACACGGGCTGGCCGAAGATCATCGATTTCGGCATCGCCAAGACGACCGACGCGGATGTCGCCGCGACGACCAGCACGGACATGGGGCAGGTGCTCGGCACGATCCAGTACATGTCGCCGGAGCAGTGCCACGGCGATCCGTTGATGCTCGACGCCCGGGCGGATGTCTACGCGCTCGGCGTGGTGCTGTACGAGCTTGTGTGCGGGCAGTTGCCATACAAGGTGTCCGAGTTGCCTGTGCACCAGGCGATGAAGGTGGTGACCGATGAGGTCCCGCCTCGCCCGCGCAGTGTTTCGAGGGCGATCAGCCGCGATCTGGACGCGATCGTGATGCGTGCGCTCGAGAAGGATCCCTCGAAGCGGTACCAGAGCGTGCAGGATCTGGCAGAGGACATCCGCCGCTGTCTCGCCGGGCATGCCGTCCACGCGAGCGCGGGGGGCGCGGCGGGGCGGCTGGTTCGTGAGGTCTTCAAGCGCCGTGCCCTGCTGCCTGTGGTGATCCTCGGCGGACTGGCGGTGATGCTGGCGGTCTCGCTCATCGTGCAGGTTGCCGATGTCGTCCGCGCGGGGGCTGTTGTTGCGGCGATGCTGCTTCCTGCTGCGGGGCTCGGAGCGGCTGCGCTCGGGCTGCGGCGCGAACGCGACGAGCTCCGCGCGAAACAGAACCACACGGGGCAACTTCTGGCGGGCGAGCGTGCCCGGCGGCGCGGCGCGGAGAACGAGCGGGCATCGGTCGAGAAAGAACTGATGGCCTTGAAGCGGATGACGCGCCGGCTTCTCCGCGACATGGACGATGCGCTCCGGCAGTCCAGGGCGGATCCGGCGTTGCGCGCCCGGCTCCGCAAGATGATCCGCGAGCGGCTGGTCTTCAAGCCGGGCGAGGCGGGCAAGGGGCACATCCTCGCCGAGCCGCCCACCAAGACATTCGCCGAGAGGATCGAGGAGCGCCCGTGAGTGCGATCAGTACGCGTTCCGCTTTCTGAGCGTGCGTTCATCGGGAAGCGGTGCCTGGGCCAGCAGATCGGCGATTCTCGCGCCGCTGTGGCCGTCGCCGTACGGATGCGTGATCGCCTCGCGATCGATCGACATCGCGAGCTGGATCGCCTGGCGAACCTCGTGCGTTGTCTCCGAGGGTGCATCCACGACATTCGGAGGACGCTCCCGCCCCGCTTGTCTCGGGCCGACGTTGACCGCGGGGAGTTTGAGGGCCGCGGCCTCGATCAATGCTGCGGATGAGTTACCGACGATCAGCCCTCCCGAGACCGCGAGCCGCTTCAGCAACGAGAGAAAGAGCGGGCGCTCCATGTGGGCCAGGCGATGCACGATCGCAGAGGTCGAGCTCGCGTCGAGGGCCCGCATGATGCCGTCGCGCCCTGGATCGAGGTTTGGATCGAGGGCGAGGACGCGCCTGCCGGAAAGGGCATCGATGACGCCGCACACGCTCGCCTCTTCGTGCTCCGCGGGTCGGCCGATCGGATGCATGAGCAGGAGCGTGTCCGGATCGCCGAATGATCGTGACGCATCGTCGCTCATCGGCTGGACACGCGAGAGGCCGTCGATCGCCGGGGAACCCACGATGTGAACGGTCTCGGGGCGTTCGCCCATGCGGACGATCCGCTGCGCCGACGCGGCGGTCGCCGCGAGGTGCAGGTGCGCGAGCTTGGTGATGGCGTGGCGGAGCGATTCGTCGGCGACTCCCTCGGCGCGGTCGCCGCCGTGGATGTGCGCGATGGGGATGCCGGCGATCGCCGCGGCGGACGCGGCGGCGAAGGCCTCGATGCGATCGCCGAGGACGAGGACCCAGGTCGGCTGAAGACGGCGGTAGATGCGGGCGAAGCGGTGGACGCCCCGGCCGGTGGCTTCGGCATCATCGAGACGCGTGGTGCGCCCGGGTGTCTGCATGATCGCGGCGTCGGCGACGGGGAAGAGCTTCTTGACGTCGCGATAGGTGAGTGCGGGCGTGACGAGGTGGGAGCCCGCGGCGACGACGAGGAGTTCGAGCCCCGGCTTGGTCTCGATCTCGCGCATGACGGGGACGAGGAGGCCGAAGTCGGCGCGCGAGCCGGTGACCACGAGGATTCGCTTGGTGCCCGCGCTCGGCGCGCCGAGCGGCTCGGCGTACTCGCCGGGTCGGACCGAGGGTTCGCCATCCCAGCCGTCGCCGATCATCGGTTCTTGCTCCTTAAGGACTTCTTGTTCTGGAGTGTGTTGCGAGGCGTGCGTGCGCCATGGGGCTTTGAAGTCGGTTTCGGGCGCCGCTTTCGCTTCCTGGAGCCGGTCGGCGATGCGACGTTCTTCGCGAGCTGCAGGATCAGCGAGTTTCGCACCCGCTCCATCGTACCGGGCGTGTCGCCCGTCAGCGTCTGCGGCATCTCTTCTGGCGCGAGGTCGCGCGGTGTGCCGGCGCGAAACCCGTAGAGGTTGGAAGCGATGATGTGGCGAGCGACGGGAGTAGGGATATCGCGGAGGGCCTTCCGGCGCTTCCATGCTTCGGCGTTGTGGGGCGCGCCGGGAATCGCGAGCCGCACTGAGGTCGATGCCGCTTCAAGCGGGAAGTTGGGAGCCAACCGCGCGCACCACTCGCGTTTCTCTTCACGCGTCCAGAACTCGTCGTCGAGCGCGGCATACACCGAACTGACGCTTCCCGTCGGCTCGCGCGCCAGCACGAGCGGCTCGGCCAGCCGGATGATCTCGCGCGGCTCTTTCCAGCGGTGGAACTCCCACACCTGATCGGAGCCGATCAGCAAGCGGAGCTTGACGCGAGCGGGAACGATGCTGTGCAGGCGCCGGAGCGTGTCGATGGTGTAGGAGGGAGACGGCTTGCGTTTGTGCTCACGTTGCCAGCGGGCGCGATCGAGCTCGTCGGTCCAGATCGAGCGCGGCCCGGGGATGTCGATGGCAAGGCGGAGCATCGCGAGCCGATGGTCATCAGGGGCGACGACGGACTGTTTGTGTGGGCTGCGGGCTGCGGGCACATACAGGAGCCACCCTTCCTTCGGCCCGTACATTCGGACCACGGTCATGATCGGTGCCGCGATGTGCATGAAGTGGGGGGGATCGAACGAGCCGCCGAAGACGACGAGGGTCTTCACATTGCGGGGGATTTCGAGGGGTGTGATGGGGGCCTCGCCGGGTGTGCCACGTTGGGCGGGACGTGTTGCGGAGGCAGCGGGCTTTGCGGATCGTTTGCTCACTCGACTGATGTTAGGGGAACGGGAACGGCTGTGTGGTACTCGTCCCGACGATCTCGCAGTGAGAGCTGCTGCTGAAAGGCCGATGCCGCGTGTGATTCTCGGACGTGTGCGCCCACACCAGGGAAACACGGATGCCACGGTGGTCAAGACGTTCACGACGCGTGATTGCTGAGTCCGCGTGCCGGTTATGGGCGGTATGCACAGACAATCGCAGGTACGTGTGAGATTTGGGCTTCTTCATGCATGGCTGGTCGGGTATGCTCGTTCCGAGGGCAAGACGTTCAGAATCTGCAAGTTATTTCTGAGGGGAGACTGGTCGGTCGGTTCGTGGCGTCCGTGGTGGGCGCAGTGGCATGTGTTCCTTGAGAGCCGTCCGAGACAGCTATCCACTCTCATACGAGGAGGCCTTGAACATGAAGAAGGTGGTTTCTCTGTGCGCGTTCGCGCTTCTCGCCGGTTCAGTGATGGCGGATGTTGAGGAGTACAGCGGTGACACGACCGGCGGCTCGACATTCAACCGCGCTCTCGCGGGCAACCCTCCGACAGGCCTCTCCGGCGTCGGAACGGCCGTGCGGTACGAAGTCATTCCGATGTACACCAACATCAACGCATCGGTGATCTTCGACATCATCGCCGCCGCGACCGGTTTCGACACATTCATGCACCTCTACGGCCCGGGCGGGTTCAATCCCGCATCGGCTCTCTCGAACGTCATCATCGGCGACGATGACTCCGGCGTTGGTGCCAACTCGGCATTCACGACCGGTCTGACGGGTGGCACGCAGTACTACGTCGTCGTCTCCGGGT from Phycisphaeraceae bacterium includes the following:
- a CDS encoding glycosyltransferase family 2 protein, encoding MRVLVAIPVYNEQRYVQQVLERVLRHAPDVLVIDDGSTDATPLLLSQFPVEVIRHAKNRGYGRSLMDAFRWASVDGFDWVITMDCDEQHEPASIPSFIDAIARNDSDIVSGSRYLAPTPEDDRPPPERRRINAEITEELNRRLGLSITDAFCGFKAYRIDAVRSLTLTVDGYAFPLQFWVQAVASGLRISEIPVKLIYNDLNRSFGGPLDNQQIRLAHYRTVLYKELERCADRLLPSALLGLAHPAPGASA
- a CDS encoding serine/threonine protein kinase, with translation MSERSEEDWNGFPVSRDEPPKEPVRAEFGPGDEGALTADAAGQLMEDVFSEDLDAPGLVLSASPRIGEYSIVRTIASGGMGTVYEARQENPHRSVALKVLKSNAMSPTNLRRFQSECAILGKLRHPAIATIFGAGVHRDEPTGSSLPYFAMELIPLARPITLYASDRGLELDRKLRLFLHVCDGVHHGNRQGVVHRDLKPANILVDDTGWPKIIDFGIAKTTDADVAATTSTDMGQVLGTIQYMSPEQCHGDPLMLDARADVYALGVVLYELVCGQLPYKVSELPVHQAMKVVTDEVPPRPRSVSRAISRDLDAIVMRALEKDPSKRYQSVQDLAEDIRRCLAGHAVHASAGGAAGRLVREVFKRRALLPVVILGGLAVMLAVSLIVQVADVVRAGAVVAAMLLPAAGLGAAALGLRRERDELRAKQNHTGQLLAGERARRRGAENERASVEKELMALKRMTRRLLRDMDDALRQSRADPALRARLRKMIRERLVFKPGEAGKGHILAEPPTKTFAERIEERP
- a CDS encoding nicotinate-nicotinamide nucleotide adenylyltransferase, which gives rise to MSKRSAKPAASATRPAQRGTPGEAPITPLEIPRNVKTLVVFGGSFDPPHFMHIAAPIMTVVRMYGPKEGWLLYVPAARSPHKQSVVAPDDHRLAMLRLAIDIPGPRSIWTDELDRARWQREHKRKPSPSYTIDTLRRLHSIVPARVKLRLLIGSDQVWEFHRWKEPREIIRLAEPLVLAREPTGSVSSVYAALDDEFWTREEKREWCARLAPNFPLEAASTSVRLAIPGAPHNAEAWKRRKALRDIPTPVARHIIASNLYGFRAGTPRDLAPEEMPQTLTGDTPGTMERVRNSLILQLAKNVASPTGSRKRKRRPKPTSKPHGARTPRNTLQNKKSLRSKNR
- a CDS encoding sigma-70 family RNA polymerase sigma factor gives rise to the protein MPDSSAAAFRTTRWSLVLRAQGSGTELDQLLRLYWRPVYAWLRRQRRSRHDASDLTQSFICDVVLARDLLAKAEKGRGRFRSYLLTALSRFLIDEHRHRTASTRAPATPVRSLDAPAFAHPERGRPLLDAAEPSPTDDPVRAFERQWATTVIELALERFERKCVEEGLDAQHTAFMLNVVAPATRGSKSQSLEALAKSLGLSDWTKAGSTIQTAKRRFRRELERVVLETLEDPRDLADELRAIRDALKQ
- the neuC gene encoding UDP-N-acetylglucosamine 2-epimerase (hydrolyzing) produces the protein MIGDGWDGEPSVRPGEYAEPLGAPSAGTKRILVVTGSRADFGLLVPVMREIETKPGLELLVVAAGSHLVTPALTYRDVKKLFPVADAAIMQTPGRTTRLDDAEATGRGVHRFARIYRRLQPTWVLVLGDRIEAFAAASAAAIAGIPIAHIHGGDRAEGVADESLRHAITKLAHLHLAATAASAQRIVRMGERPETVHIVGSPAIDGLSRVQPMSDDASRSFGDPDTLLLMHPIGRPAEHEEASVCGVIDALSGRRVLALDPNLDPGRDGIMRALDASSTSAIVHRLAHMERPLFLSLLKRLAVSGGLIVGNSSAALIEAAALKLPAVNVGPRQAGRERPPNVVDAPSETTHEVRQAIQLAMSIDREAITHPYGDGHSGARIADLLAQAPLPDERTLRKRNAY
- a CDS encoding carboxymuconolactone decarboxylase family protein, whose amino-acid sequence is MARLSLIDPASSTGKVKEILDGPLAGKHFNIFKAMANSPAALQAYLGLSGALGHGGLSGKEREVVQLAVGSLNGCGYCEAAHTAIGKSVGLTEAQTIEARRGTMSDPKLNALARFTVAIHEKRGHISDDDIRAFKSAGYGDGHIAEVVAGYALAVYTNYFNHIAQTPIDFPPAPSI
- a CDS encoding ribosomal protein L7/L12: MGLFGRNNDAILNVRLARIEQKLDAIIESLGIEVPDRMTMPAGVALNPEAVEEIRALILSNRKIEAVKRVRDLTGLGLKEALDLVEAGL